A genomic window from Exiguobacterium acetylicum DSM 20416 includes:
- a CDS encoding bifunctional cystathionine gamma-lyase/homocysteine desulfhydrase, translated as MRKKTALIHGGTGVDRATGAVTPPIYQTSTYKQDKIGQLKDGYEYSRTANPTRTSIERLIADLEGGARGFAFGSGMAAIHAVFHLLESGDHIVMTDDVYGGTFRLMQRVLPKFNIQVTFVDTTDLAATEAAIQDNTKIVYVETPTNPLLKVTDIEAIATIAKRHDLKLVVDNTFATPYHQQPLALGADIVLHSATKYIGGHSDVVAGLVVVKDDALGEEMHFIQNSTGGVLGPQDSFLLVRGLRTLGIRMDAIEETAHDLVAFLQAQDIVSNIFYPGLASHPGHEIQAKQATGFGGMISFDVGSAANAEKLVEATHFFTLAESLGAVESLISVPARMTHASIPAERRAELGITDGLVRISVGLEDAEDLKEDLTRAFTFLEKVSEKTV; from the coding sequence ATGCGTAAGAAGACAGCATTGATTCATGGAGGAACAGGTGTCGACCGGGCAACAGGAGCCGTCACACCACCGATCTATCAAACAAGCACATACAAGCAGGATAAAATCGGTCAACTCAAGGACGGATATGAATACTCACGAACAGCGAACCCGACACGGACGAGCATCGAACGATTGATTGCAGATCTTGAAGGCGGCGCACGTGGTTTTGCCTTCGGTTCTGGGATGGCAGCAATCCATGCCGTCTTCCATTTGCTTGAGTCTGGTGATCACATCGTCATGACAGATGACGTCTATGGTGGTACGTTCCGCTTGATGCAACGCGTCTTACCGAAGTTCAACATCCAAGTGACATTCGTCGATACGACGGACCTTGCAGCGACGGAAGCAGCGATTCAAGACAACACGAAGATCGTTTACGTTGAAACACCGACGAACCCGTTGTTGAAAGTAACGGACATCGAAGCAATCGCAACAATCGCAAAACGTCACGATCTTAAACTCGTCGTCGACAACACGTTCGCGACACCATATCATCAACAACCACTCGCACTCGGTGCAGACATCGTCTTGCACAGTGCGACAAAATACATCGGCGGACACTCGGACGTCGTCGCTGGACTTGTCGTCGTCAAAGATGATGCGCTCGGCGAAGAGATGCACTTCATCCAAAACTCGACAGGCGGCGTGCTTGGACCGCAAGACAGCTTCTTGCTCGTCCGTGGTCTTCGTACACTCGGTATCCGGATGGATGCGATCGAAGAGACAGCACATGATCTCGTCGCGTTCTTACAAGCGCAAGATATCGTCTCGAACATCTTCTACCCAGGACTTGCATCGCATCCTGGTCACGAGATCCAAGCGAAACAAGCGACTGGATTTGGTGGGATGATCAGCTTTGATGTCGGTTCAGCAGCGAACGCAGAAAAACTCGTCGAGGCGACACATTTCTTCACACTTGCTGAGAGTCTTGGTGCCGTCGAGAGTCTGATTTCGGTTCCGGCACGGATGACGCACGCGTCGATCCCAGCAGAACGTCGGGCAGAACTCGGTATCACGGACGGTCTCGTCCGGATTTCAGTTGGACTTGAGGATGCGGAAGATTTGAAAGAAGACTTAACACGTGCTTTCACGTTCCTCGAAAAAGTTTCTGAAAAAACTGTTTGA
- a CDS encoding PLP-dependent cysteine synthase family protein, whose translation MIANNVRDLVGNTPLYEITSFDLPAGTRILAKLEWMNPGGSVKDRLGIQLVDAAIENGHVTPGGTIIEPTAGNTGIGLALAAKKYDLQVICVVPEKFSQEKQTLMRALGATVVNTPTELDMQGAIDRAKELGQEIPNSYVPLQFENEENPVTYQRTLGPELIADLPHIDWFVAGCGSGGTFAGTADFLKQRLGTKAAIVEPEGSVLNGGPAGPHKTEGIGTAKWPSLVPRELVDEIHTISDRDAFDAVHTLAAREGLLVGSSAGAALVAALDIAKRHPGSTIVTVFADSAERYLSQQIFEKVDETHA comes from the coding sequence ATGATCGCGAACAACGTCCGCGACCTCGTCGGAAACACACCACTCTACGAGATCACTTCATTCGATTTGCCTGCTGGTACGCGCATTTTGGCGAAGCTCGAATGGATGAACCCTGGGGGCAGCGTCAAAGACCGCCTTGGCATTCAACTCGTTGATGCAGCAATCGAAAACGGACATGTGACACCAGGCGGTACGATCATCGAGCCGACAGCCGGGAATACCGGCATCGGCTTGGCGCTCGCCGCTAAAAAATACGATCTCCAAGTCATCTGTGTCGTTCCGGAAAAATTCAGTCAGGAAAAGCAGACGTTGATGCGGGCACTCGGCGCAACCGTCGTCAACACGCCAACTGAACTCGATATGCAAGGGGCGATCGACCGGGCAAAAGAACTCGGTCAGGAAATTCCGAACAGTTACGTTCCGTTACAATTCGAAAACGAAGAGAACCCAGTCACGTATCAGCGGACACTCGGTCCTGAGCTGATTGCGGACTTGCCGCACATCGACTGGTTCGTTGCCGGTTGTGGTTCAGGTGGTACGTTCGCCGGAACAGCGGACTTCTTAAAACAACGTCTCGGTACAAAAGCAGCAATCGTCGAACCGGAAGGCTCCGTCTTAAACGGTGGTCCAGCCGGTCCGCACAAGACGGAAGGCATTGGAACAGCAAAATGGCCAAGTCTCGTTCCGCGTGAACTCGTTGACGAGATTCATACGATTTCTGACCGTGATGCGTTTGATGCGGTCCATACACTCGCCGCTCGCGAAGGATTACTCGTTGGTAGTTCAGCAGGTGCAGCGCTCGTTGCTGCGCTTGATATCGCAAAGCGTCACCCCGGCAGTACGATCGTCACCGTCTTCGCAGACAGTGCCGAACGCTATTTAAGCCAACAAATCTTTGAAAAGGTGGACGAAACTCATGCGTAA
- a CDS encoding S-ribosylhomocysteine lyase, with product MALQKMNVESFNLDHTKVKAPYIRVAGYKEGKVDQVVKYDIRFTQPNVEQMPMRAMHTLEHLLAENIRNYSDDVIDVSPMGCQTGFYMAMMNFDSVEKMSELVEKTLNDVLAAEEIPAQNEVQCGFASAHDLKGAKHYAEKMLAGRDEWDIVFG from the coding sequence ATGGCACTTCAAAAAATGAACGTCGAAAGCTTTAACCTGGATCACACGAAAGTCAAAGCACCTTATATCCGCGTCGCGGGTTATAAAGAAGGTAAAGTCGACCAAGTCGTCAAATACGATATCCGTTTCACGCAACCAAACGTTGAGCAAATGCCGATGCGTGCGATGCACACACTCGAGCACTTACTTGCTGAAAACATCCGCAACTACTCGGATGATGTCATTGATGTCTCGCCAATGGGATGCCAAACAGGTTTCTACATGGCGATGATGAACTTCGACTCGGTCGAAAAAATGAGCGAACTCGTTGAGAAAACATTGAATGACGTCCTCGCAGCAGAAGAGATTCCAGCGCAAAACGAAGTCCAATGTGGATTTGCGAGCGCACATGACCTCAAAGGAGCGAAGCACTATGCCGAGAAAATGCTTGCCGGTCGTGATGAATGGGACATCGTCTTCGGATGA
- a CDS encoding class I SAM-dependent methyltransferase produces MTVRFMDVFTEWASTYDETVTGHDPEYKEVFRRYDEILDTVADKAQSPVIEFGAGTGNLTQRLLARHDAVLAVEPSPEMRAILKEKIPSLDVQDGHFLSFEAKEARSFVSTYAFHHLTDEEKGEAIELMASHLPADGKIVYADTMFVSEEARLQTIREARAQGFDALAEDLEREFYPLIPVMEELFTARGFTVKFIQYNHFVWLVEAEKMGE; encoded by the coding sequence ATGACAGTACGTTTTATGGATGTTTTCACAGAATGGGCATCGACGTATGACGAGACAGTAACCGGACACGATCCGGAGTATAAAGAGGTTTTTCGTCGATACGATGAGATTTTGGATACAGTAGCGGATAAAGCGCAGTCGCCGGTCATTGAATTCGGAGCAGGCACAGGGAACCTGACACAACGTCTTCTGGCACGTCACGACGCCGTACTCGCCGTCGAACCAAGTCCGGAAATGCGGGCGATCCTGAAGGAAAAGATTCCATCGCTTGATGTACAGGATGGTCACTTCCTCTCGTTCGAAGCGAAGGAAGCACGCAGTTTCGTCTCCACGTATGCGTTTCATCATCTAACGGATGAGGAAAAGGGAGAAGCAATCGAACTGATGGCATCACATTTACCGGCAGACGGAAAAATCGTCTACGCGGATACGATGTTCGTCTCAGAAGAGGCACGCTTGCAAACGATACGCGAAGCACGTGCTCAAGGGTTCGATGCGTTAGCGGAAGATCTCGAACGCGAGTTCTACCCTTTGATTCCAGTCATGGAAGAATTGTTTACAGCACGGGGATTCACTGTTAAATTTATACAATACAATCACTTCGTCTGGCTCGTAGAAGCCGAGAAAATGGGGGAATAA
- a CDS encoding thioredoxin family protein, with protein MQEVTTVPENGLLYVYAPMCGTCAIAERMLDIVEATESGQSIQKANGNFIPDFLEEARVMSVPALLRIEENQVVERLYAFQSVQNVFAFCQER; from the coding sequence ATGCAAGAGGTCACGACCGTCCCAGAAAACGGGCTATTGTATGTCTATGCACCGATGTGCGGGACATGCGCCATCGCGGAGCGCATGCTAGATATCGTCGAAGCGACGGAATCAGGTCAATCGATTCAGAAGGCGAACGGGAATTTCATTCCGGATTTCTTAGAAGAAGCCCGCGTCATGAGTGTTCCTGCGTTGCTGCGAATTGAAGAAAATCAAGTCGTAGAGCGACTTTATGCTTTTCAGTCCGTACAAAACGTCTTTGCTTTTTGTCAAGAACGGTAA
- the gcvH gene encoding glycine cleavage system protein GcvH produces MSQVKDNLRYSEEHEWVEVSGNKARIGITDFAQHELGDIVFVELPEVGDTISANEPFGSVESVKTVSELYAPISGKVVAINENLSDSPELVNESPFEGAWMVDIEIEDASQVEALMDAAAYKSMINE; encoded by the coding sequence ATGAGTCAAGTAAAAGACAACTTACGCTATTCGGAAGAACATGAATGGGTCGAAGTATCAGGAAACAAGGCGCGTATCGGAATCACGGATTTTGCGCAACACGAACTCGGGGATATCGTCTTCGTTGAATTGCCTGAAGTCGGGGATACGATCTCAGCAAACGAGCCATTCGGTTCAGTCGAGTCGGTCAAGACGGTCTCGGAACTATATGCACCGATTTCTGGTAAAGTCGTTGCCATCAACGAAAACCTTTCAGATTCCCCAGAACTCGTCAACGAGTCACCATTCGAAGGTGCTTGGATGGTCGACATCGAAATCGAAGATGCTTCACAAGTCGAGGCATTGATGGATGCTGCAGCATACAAATCGATGATCAACGAGTAA
- a CDS encoding arsenate reductase family protein — protein sequence MTKTVTMYGYPKCSTCVKAKKALEQHGVEVDYKHIVEETPSATTIHELHQKSGEPLKKFFNTSGQSYRSQGIKDKLPELSEDEQYKLLASDGMLLKRPIVTDGRDVTIGFKEEMYRGKWY from the coding sequence ATGACAAAAACAGTCACGATGTACGGCTATCCGAAATGTAGTACGTGTGTCAAAGCGAAAAAAGCACTCGAACAGCACGGTGTCGAAGTGGACTACAAACATATCGTCGAGGAGACACCATCTGCAACGACGATCCATGAACTTCATCAAAAGAGTGGAGAGCCGTTGAAGAAATTCTTCAACACGAGCGGTCAATCATACCGTTCGCAAGGGATCAAGGACAAACTTCCTGAGTTATCGGAAGACGAGCAATACAAGTTGCTCGCAAGTGACGGTATGTTACTGAAGCGTCCGATCGTTACAGACGGGAGAGACGTCACGATCGGCTTCAAGGAAGAAATGTATCGAGGAAAATGGTATTAA
- a CDS encoding DinB family protein has translation MRQELVELQFAIAYYQSLERLSPEEWNLPLALNKWTVLECVSHLYLWDRFYYDHAISKLPDEPLTLVETDFDQFNRLAVEYAHHIDPLALLKKAISVRRDIVDQLDRLSDEQFEATYENFRPQEFVESFVAHDAHHQDQIDGALASLKQK, from the coding sequence ATGCGCCAAGAATTGGTCGAACTGCAATTTGCGATTGCCTACTATCAATCCCTTGAACGTTTGTCGCCGGAAGAATGGAATCTGCCGCTTGCCCTTAACAAGTGGACCGTCCTTGAGTGCGTCAGTCATCTGTATTTATGGGACCGGTTTTATTACGATCATGCCATTTCGAAATTACCGGACGAACCGTTGACGCTTGTTGAGACAGATTTTGATCAGTTCAATCGACTGGCGGTCGAATATGCGCATCATATCGATCCGCTTGCTTTATTGAAAAAAGCGATCAGCGTCCGGCGTGACATCGTCGATCAACTCGATCGTTTGTCTGACGAGCAATTTGAAGCGACCTATGAGAATTTCCGACCGCAAGAATTCGTTGAGTCGTTCGTTGCCCATGATGCCCATCATCAAGATCAGATTGACGGGGCGCTCGCAAGCTTGAAGCAGAAGTGA
- a CDS encoding acyl-CoA dehydrogenase family protein, producing the protein MSQTTNELIKGGSFVLDELAPERLFTPEDFSEEHKMVGDMTAKFVEDRVVPVLDRIEKHEFELSVGLLREAGELGLLGADVPEAYGGYQMDKISSSIITEKFARGRSFALSYGAHVGIGSLPIVFFGNEEQKHKYLPKLASGEWIASYALTEPGSGSDALGAKTTAVLNEAGTHYILNGEKQWITNAGFASLFVVYAKIDGDKFTAFLVEGSYPGVSTGVEEQKMGIKGSSTRTLILQDAEVPVDNVLGEIGRGHVIAFNILNVGRYKLAVGAVGSSKRAIDLAVQYSNERKQFKTPISSFPLIQEKLATMAAQTYAMESSVYRTGGLFQDSLDQLSEEESKDGKKIADAIAEYAIECSMNKVFASETFDYVIDEAVQIHGGYGFMAEYEVENMYRDSRINRIFEGTNEINRLLVPGTLLKKAMKGELPLLAEAQRLQQEVMSFMPTEIGTASLDRERHLLAMMKKIFLLTAGTAVQKYQDKLQGEQEILANTADIMSAIYALESAIVRTDKAIADKGIEKSELKVRYTEVFAQQAFEAVERDAKETLYAAASGDELRMLLSALKKFSRYQPINVIGTKRDIAKRLIESNKYTV; encoded by the coding sequence ATGAGCCAAACGACAAACGAATTAATCAAAGGTGGCAGTTTCGTATTAGATGAGTTAGCACCAGAACGTCTCTTCACACCGGAGGATTTCTCGGAAGAACACAAAATGGTCGGTGACATGACAGCGAAGTTCGTCGAAGATCGTGTCGTTCCAGTTCTAGACCGGATCGAAAAACATGAGTTCGAATTGTCGGTCGGTCTCCTCCGCGAAGCAGGCGAGCTTGGTCTACTCGGCGCAGACGTTCCGGAAGCATACGGCGGTTATCAGATGGATAAGATTTCGTCTTCGATCATCACGGAGAAGTTTGCGCGCGGCCGTTCATTCGCCCTCAGCTACGGCGCACACGTCGGAATCGGTTCATTGCCGATCGTCTTCTTCGGTAACGAAGAGCAAAAGCATAAATACTTGCCGAAACTCGCTTCAGGGGAGTGGATCGCTTCGTACGCGTTGACGGAGCCAGGCTCTGGTTCGGATGCTCTTGGTGCTAAAACGACGGCTGTCTTGAATGAAGCCGGTACGCACTACATCTTAAACGGTGAAAAACAATGGATCACGAACGCTGGTTTCGCAAGCTTGTTCGTCGTCTACGCAAAGATTGACGGTGACAAGTTCACAGCCTTCCTCGTCGAAGGATCGTATCCAGGCGTCTCGACAGGTGTCGAGGAGCAGAAGATGGGAATCAAAGGATCTTCGACACGGACGTTGATCTTACAAGATGCAGAAGTACCGGTCGATAACGTCCTCGGTGAGATCGGACGCGGTCACGTCATCGCCTTCAACATCTTGAACGTCGGTCGTTATAAATTAGCTGTTGGTGCTGTCGGTTCGTCAAAACGAGCGATTGATCTCGCAGTCCAGTACTCGAACGAACGCAAACAGTTCAAGACACCGATCAGCTCGTTCCCATTGATTCAAGAAAAACTCGCGACGATGGCAGCACAGACGTATGCGATGGAAAGTTCAGTCTACCGGACAGGTGGTCTGTTCCAAGACAGCCTCGATCAATTATCAGAAGAAGAGAGCAAAGACGGAAAGAAAATCGCCGATGCGATCGCGGAGTACGCGATTGAATGCTCGATGAACAAAGTCTTCGCTTCGGAAACATTTGATTATGTCATCGACGAAGCGGTCCAAATTCACGGTGGTTACGGCTTCATGGCAGAATATGAAGTCGAGAACATGTACCGTGATTCCCGGATCAACCGGATCTTCGAAGGAACGAACGAGATCAACCGTCTCCTCGTGCCTGGGACATTGCTGAAGAAGGCGATGAAAGGCGAGTTGCCGTTGCTTGCGGAAGCACAGCGTCTGCAACAAGAAGTGATGAGCTTCATGCCGACAGAAATCGGAACGGCATCACTTGATCGCGAACGCCACTTACTCGCGATGATGAAGAAGATCTTCTTGTTGACTGCTGGAACAGCGGTCCAGAAATACCAGGACAAACTCCAAGGCGAGCAAGAAATCTTAGCGAATACAGCCGACATCATGAGTGCGATTTATGCGCTGGAGTCAGCGATCGTCCGGACGGACAAAGCGATTGCCGACAAAGGGATCGAGAAGAGCGAACTGAAAGTCCGTTACACGGAAGTCTTCGCACAACAAGCGTTCGAAGCTGTCGAGCGTGACGCGAAAGAGACGCTCTATGCGGCAGCAAGCGGCGACGAACTCCGGATGTTGCTCTCGGCGCTGAAAAAATTCAGCCGTTACCAGCCGATCAACGTCATCGGTACAAAACGCGACATCGCAAAACGTCTCATCGAATCAAACAAATATACGGTCTAA
- a CDS encoding 3-hydroxyacyl-CoA dehydrogenase/enoyl-CoA hydratase family protein: MASQIGQPTTIQLTKHIQFAVIIGSGVMGAGIAAHLANAGIRTLMLDIVPKELTAQEEKQGLTLSDPRVRSRIARDNREKLLKQNPAPLASKKLIDFIEVGNLEDDLERLKEADWIVEVVVERLDVKQQLFKTIEPFIRKDAIVSSNTSGISIEAMREGRSESFNRRFLGTHFFNPPRYLKLLELIPTSDTDPRVVDFMKQFAEERLGKGVVIAKDTPNFIGNRIGTYGLLVTMDEMKKGGYSIGEVDSVTGPLLGRPGSATFRTLDVVGIDTFVHVANNVYDLLPEGEEKETFAVPAEMRRLVEQGALGAKTGQGFYKKVGKQILELDLETFEYVEKKALTEPSIGQAKALPGAKNKLKAVVFAQDRVGALLWPIHAKTLLYSAQLTGEIADDIKAIDEAMKWGFGWKMRPFETWDALGVEKTVAKMKQDGYAVPAWVDEMLAAGKTSFYDASGRHYDLATQDYVGATVNPKEIRLRDVRKSNGVLLENNGARLLDIGDDVAVLEFTSKSNAIGVDIMQMIEQSVDLVEKNHRGLVIANDGKNFCVGANLAMMLMEAEDENWFELDWIINKFQQSIQKIRYASRPIVVAPQGMTLGGGTEISLPAARLQAGLETYMGLVEVGVGLIPGGGGNVNTYRRLLENTPEGLVNIEKAAQKTFENVAMAKVSKSAFEARELGYVRSVDQISMNRDHLTYDAKQLVLELDRTGYTAPAKAKIPVVGRAGKATLELATREMFYGGYISEHDLKIASKLAHVIAGGNVAFGSHVDEQYMLDIEREAFLSLIGELKTQQRMQHMLVKGKPLRN, translated from the coding sequence ATGGCGAGTCAAATCGGTCAGCCGACCACAATCCAGTTGACGAAACACATCCAATTCGCCGTCATCATCGGTTCAGGGGTGATGGGTGCAGGCATCGCGGCACATCTTGCGAATGCTGGCATACGGACATTGATGCTTGATATCGTACCAAAAGAACTTACGGCACAAGAAGAGAAGCAGGGTTTGACGCTGAGTGATCCGCGCGTCCGCTCCCGCATCGCGCGCGATAACCGCGAAAAACTCTTGAAACAAAATCCAGCACCACTCGCGTCAAAGAAATTGATCGACTTCATCGAGGTCGGAAACTTAGAAGACGATTTAGAGCGTCTGAAGGAAGCGGACTGGATCGTTGAAGTCGTCGTCGAACGACTCGATGTCAAACAGCAATTGTTTAAAACAATCGAACCGTTCATTCGGAAAGATGCGATCGTCAGCTCGAACACATCAGGCATCTCGATCGAAGCGATGCGCGAAGGACGCTCGGAATCGTTTAATCGTCGTTTCCTCGGGACACACTTCTTTAACCCACCACGTTATCTGAAGTTACTCGAGTTGATTCCGACGTCAGACACGGATCCACGTGTCGTTGACTTCATGAAACAATTCGCAGAGGAACGACTCGGGAAAGGTGTCGTCATCGCGAAGGACACACCGAACTTCATCGGCAACCGGATCGGGACATACGGTCTCCTCGTAACGATGGATGAGATGAAAAAAGGTGGCTATTCGATCGGGGAAGTCGATTCCGTCACAGGTCCACTCCTTGGTCGCCCAGGGTCAGCGACGTTCCGGACACTCGACGTCGTCGGCATCGACACGTTCGTTCATGTCGCAAACAACGTCTATGACTTGTTGCCTGAAGGCGAAGAGAAGGAGACGTTCGCGGTTCCGGCTGAAATGCGTCGCCTTGTCGAACAAGGAGCGCTCGGTGCGAAGACCGGTCAAGGCTTCTATAAGAAAGTCGGAAAACAGATCCTTGAACTTGATCTCGAGACATTCGAGTACGTTGAAAAGAAAGCGCTTACTGAACCGTCAATCGGACAAGCCAAAGCACTTCCGGGCGCTAAAAACAAACTGAAAGCCGTCGTCTTCGCGCAAGATCGTGTCGGCGCCTTACTCTGGCCGATCCACGCGAAAACATTGCTCTACTCGGCTCAGCTGACGGGAGAGATCGCAGACGACATCAAAGCGATTGATGAAGCGATGAAATGGGGCTTCGGCTGGAAGATGAGACCGTTCGAGACATGGGACGCACTCGGCGTCGAGAAAACGGTCGCGAAGATGAAACAAGACGGTTACGCGGTACCGGCCTGGGTCGATGAGATGCTTGCGGCAGGGAAGACGAGTTTCTATGATGCGTCCGGTCGTCATTATGACTTAGCGACACAAGACTACGTCGGAGCAACGGTCAATCCGAAGGAAATCCGTCTCCGCGACGTTCGGAAGTCAAACGGTGTTCTCCTTGAGAACAACGGAGCGCGCCTGCTTGATATTGGAGACGATGTCGCGGTCCTCGAGTTCACTTCGAAGAGTAATGCGATCGGTGTTGACATCATGCAGATGATCGAACAGTCGGTTGATCTCGTCGAGAAAAACCACCGTGGTCTCGTCATCGCGAACGATGGTAAGAACTTCTGTGTCGGTGCGAACCTAGCGATGATGCTGATGGAAGCAGAAGATGAGAACTGGTTCGAACTCGATTGGATCATCAATAAGTTCCAACAATCGATTCAAAAGATTCGCTATGCATCGCGTCCAATCGTCGTTGCACCGCAAGGAATGACGCTTGGTGGCGGTACGGAGATCTCGCTTCCGGCAGCTCGTCTGCAAGCTGGTCTTGAAACGTACATGGGTCTCGTCGAAGTCGGTGTCGGTCTGATTCCAGGAGGCGGCGGAAACGTCAACACGTACCGTCGACTGTTAGAGAACACACCGGAAGGACTCGTCAACATCGAGAAAGCAGCGCAAAAGACGTTCGAGAACGTCGCGATGGCAAAAGTCTCAAAATCAGCCTTTGAAGCACGCGAACTCGGATATGTCCGCTCCGTTGATCAGATCTCGATGAATCGGGATCACTTGACGTATGATGCGAAACAACTTGTCCTTGAACTGGACCGGACTGGTTACACGGCACCAGCGAAAGCGAAGATTCCAGTCGTCGGTCGTGCGGGGAAAGCGACGCTTGAACTCGCAACACGCGAAATGTTCTACGGTGGTTATATCTCGGAACACGATTTGAAAATCGCAAGTAAACTCGCACACGTCATCGCCGGCGGAAACGTCGCCTTCGGTAGCCACGTCGATGAACAATATATGCTCGACATCGAACGGGAAGCATTCTTGAGCCTGATCGGTGAGTTGAAGACACAACAACGGATGCAGCACATGCTCGTAAAAGGCAAGCCGCTTCGTAACTGA
- a CDS encoding class I SAM-dependent methyltransferase: protein MSQTEHVWNQKAADWAERADDMWTNGSRKTVLPFLRKMITGGRLLDLGCGDGAACRLLTPDFQTVGLDVSDEMIRIAREKSPEQTFIVGTGEALPFGDYAFDVVLAVNSLEWSTRPVQVLQEIERVAPLVVISLLGPTAAPRQLAYRRLYGEEVAMGNTMMPWELLQLAKERGWTLLDEAVIQKEGAVMTGHRLLDQAHAFSCLFAFQTTAVRER, encoded by the coding sequence ATGAGTCAAACTGAGCACGTATGGAATCAAAAAGCCGCTGACTGGGCGGAGCGCGCTGATGATATGTGGACGAATGGTAGCCGCAAAACCGTTTTGCCGTTCTTACGAAAAATGATCACCGGTGGTCGGTTGCTTGATCTCGGTTGTGGCGATGGTGCCGCCTGTCGCTTACTGACACCGGACTTTCAGACAGTTGGGCTCGATGTCTCTGACGAGATGATTCGAATCGCCCGTGAGAAGTCACCCGAGCAGACGTTCATCGTTGGAACGGGCGAAGCATTGCCGTTCGGCGATTATGCATTTGACGTCGTTCTTGCCGTCAACTCACTCGAATGGTCGACACGTCCCGTCCAGGTGTTACAAGAAATCGAACGCGTCGCCCCACTTGTCGTCATCAGTCTACTCGGTCCGACAGCCGCACCACGGCAACTTGCTTATCGTCGTCTGTATGGCGAAGAAGTCGCGATGGGGAATACGATGATGCCGTGGGAATTGCTGCAATTAGCGAAAGAACGGGGTTGGACGTTACTTGATGAAGCAGTCATCCAAAAGGAAGGCGCCGTCATGACAGGACACCGGTTACTTGATCAAGCCCATGCCTTCTCATGTTTATTTGCTTTTCAGACGACGGCTGTAAGGGAGAGATAA
- a CDS encoding DUF2785 domain-containing protein produces MARTEQELKELLQQNANTTPALLDELLLHIGSTDSELRDGLIYPQLATYIASESFTIEDTNRIFDFILSGHGLMYRMGTADTTAVLTRSFSALALAELLVMDKTRHLLTQSQLNRLSTYLKTYLEQEKDVRGFIDGMGWAHSMAHIADVYAVWFTHTASRPQEELGAIDAMIRQLTRSDYLYIDEEADRMVTAWLQACRHGLSEGLLLQRIERNIKEWLESDVTWGDAEWTTYRNVKQMLQTLYFRLKWEGQSSLVLIEECLRQIHQRTHG; encoded by the coding sequence ATGGCACGCACAGAACAAGAGTTAAAGGAACTGTTGCAACAAAACGCGAATACAACGCCTGCATTACTCGATGAGTTACTTCTACATATTGGTTCGACGGATTCTGAGTTGCGGGATGGATTGATCTATCCGCAGTTAGCGACCTACATCGCATCAGAGTCCTTTACGATAGAAGACACCAATCGAATTTTCGATTTCATTTTAAGCGGGCATGGATTGATGTACCGGATGGGAACAGCGGACACAACAGCTGTTCTGACACGATCATTTTCAGCATTAGCACTTGCTGAACTGTTAGTGATGGATAAAACAAGACACTTATTGACGCAAAGTCAGCTGAATCGGCTGTCGACTTACTTAAAAACCTATTTGGAGCAAGAGAAGGATGTCCGTGGATTCATTGATGGAATGGGGTGGGCACACAGCATGGCACATATCGCCGATGTCTATGCGGTTTGGTTTACGCATACAGCGAGTCGTCCGCAGGAGGAACTCGGAGCGATTGATGCGATGATTCGTCAGTTGACACGGTCCGATTATCTCTATATCGATGAAGAAGCGGACCGGATGGTGACGGCATGGTTGCAAGCTTGTCGCCATGGACTGTCGGAAGGCCTCCTATTACAACGAATCGAACGTAATATTAAGGAGTGGCTTGAGAGTGACGTGACATGGGGGGATGCGGAGTGGACGACGTATCGTAACGTCAAACAGATGTTGCAGACACTCTATTTCCGATTGAAATGGGAAGGACAATCGAGTCTTGTCTTGATTGAAGAGTGTTTGCGACAGATACATCAGCGAACGCATGGATGA